A stretch of Spirosoma oryzicola DNA encodes these proteins:
- a CDS encoding Abi-alpha family protein produces MKDKSSDKADSGFDIVGLGKTAEAIPKEVYIEASRGLIDTFSKIVAPITETTSGIGRYIRQKFDNMVEVEKALAAFTIQNAVEKAKRSGNILIPKHTKSFITSFEEASKETNPILHEMWENIIANQITDSNFHPRYVNILSTLSADEADLLMQLNTVDNLGEGFSVYFGSPRDGFDYFLLKCRDKILHKWSYSCNILLDSGLAEVLAPTDEIYEKQNNVTIIYLTSSGKRFLDAVTINSHSASNSIGN; encoded by the coding sequence ATGAAAGATAAGAGTTCTGATAAAGCTGATTCAGGTTTTGACATAGTAGGTTTAGGGAAAACCGCGGAGGCGATTCCCAAAGAAGTATACATAGAGGCTAGCAGAGGCCTAATTGATACATTTAGTAAAATAGTTGCTCCGATAACAGAAACGACGAGCGGCATTGGAAGATATATAAGACAGAAATTTGACAATATGGTTGAAGTAGAAAAAGCACTAGCTGCTTTTACTATTCAAAATGCAGTCGAAAAGGCCAAGCGGAGTGGTAATATATTGATTCCGAAGCATACAAAAAGCTTTATTACTTCCTTTGAAGAAGCTTCGAAGGAGACAAATCCAATCTTGCACGAGATGTGGGAGAATATTATAGCAAATCAAATAACTGACTCAAATTTTCATCCCCGCTATGTGAATATTTTATCAACTCTTAGTGCAGATGAAGCTGATTTGCTAATGCAACTAAATACTGTAGATAACCTAGGTGAGGGCTTCAGCGTTTATTTTGGTTCACCTCGTGATGGTTTTGATTATTTCCTCCTGAAATGCCGTGATAAAATCCTACACAAATGGAGTTACTCTTGCAATATTCTTCTAGATTCTGGTTTAGCCGAAGTATTAGCTCCAACTGATGAGATCTATGAAAAGCAGAATAATGTGACAATTATATATTTAACCAGTTCGGGCAAACGGTTTTTAGATGCAGTTACAATAAACTCACATTCAGCTAGCAATAGTATTGGTAATTAG
- a CDS encoding ABC transporter ATP-binding protein, whose protein sequence is MITFNIVRKSKPPKSFRVASVMGTFDLQSDTIEERFTGYVDPPENWQVGLIVGASGTGKTTIAKHLFPDSYITNFAYNKPSILDDMPAGCTCSDITSMFNAVGFSSPPSWLKPYDVLSNGEKMRVDLANALLRDEQLIVFDEFTSVVDRTVAQIGSYAVQKAIRRSTKQFIAVTCHYDVEQYLKPDWVFDTNTMTFRVQEVTEPGKPEPGTPPASSISTYMLVKGHYVNVSYGRLLASITI, encoded by the coding sequence ATGATTACATTTAATATTGTAAGGAAGTCAAAGCCCCCGAAATCGTTCCGGGTTGCGTCTGTTATGGGTACGTTTGATTTGCAGTCAGACACAATTGAGGAGCGATTCACGGGCTATGTTGACCCGCCCGAAAACTGGCAGGTAGGGCTGATTGTCGGTGCATCGGGTACGGGTAAGACAACGATAGCCAAACACCTGTTCCCTGATTCGTACATAACCAACTTTGCCTACAACAAGCCGAGTATACTGGACGATATGCCTGCCGGTTGTACTTGCAGCGATATTACCAGTATGTTCAATGCTGTTGGCTTTAGTTCGCCTCCTTCGTGGCTCAAGCCGTACGACGTACTGAGTAACGGGGAAAAGATGCGGGTTGACCTGGCTAACGCATTGCTACGCGATGAGCAGCTAATCGTATTCGATGAGTTCACCAGCGTAGTAGACCGCACCGTCGCTCAGATTGGCAGCTATGCCGTTCAGAAGGCGATCCGACGCAGCACAAAGCAATTCATTGCCGTTACCTGTCATTACGACGTGGAGCAATACCTGAAACCCGATTGGGTGTTCGACACCAACACAATGACGTTTAGAGTACAGGAGGTTACTGAGCCGGGAAAGCCGGAGCCGGGAACGCCCCCGGCCTCTTCAATATCGACATATATGCTAGTGAAGGGCCATTACGTAAACGTGAGCTATGGAAGGCTTTTAGCAAGCATCACTATCTAG
- a CDS encoding GNAT family N-acetyltransferase produces the protein MYASEGPLRKRELWKAFSKHHYLAHTFNASAWVYVATVNGQLAGFLAVLNFPHPKVKNAIRLHRTVVLPAFQGIGLGNVLTSHVVKMYHRNGTKIFTTTTHPARIKQLSKSPDWTCTHKGRVSPAGKNGTMKRHSESRITTSWRYAPK, from the coding sequence ATATATGCTAGTGAAGGGCCATTACGTAAACGTGAGCTATGGAAGGCTTTTAGCAAGCATCACTATCTAGCCCATACGTTCAATGCCTCAGCGTGGGTGTACGTCGCTACCGTGAACGGTCAGTTAGCTGGCTTTCTGGCGGTGCTGAACTTCCCGCACCCGAAAGTAAAGAACGCTATTCGTTTGCATCGAACGGTTGTCTTACCTGCCTTTCAGGGTATCGGGCTGGGCAATGTACTTACGTCGCACGTTGTCAAAATGTACCATCGCAACGGTACAAAGATATTCACGACAACAACGCACCCGGCCCGAATCAAGCAGCTGAGCAAATCCCCGGACTGGACGTGTACGCACAAAGGCCGGGTAAGTCCAGCGGGCAAGAACGGCACAATGAAAAGACATTCTGAAAGCAGAATCACAACGTCATGGCGTTACGCGCCTAAATAG
- a CDS encoding AAA family ATPase: protein MKTAYIINARQFNTVAEYAKAVGLHEFEGQWMDLAKFLEVPIDAKGGRRSISNAYKALNDGITNEEAPAKKSVASKVTVKSTNVQVPVVPSEPAAETIVAETAEADVQPEPAVAEVKPTKAPRRMDFTSEEEFDAAMTKWVIANPRPAKAENTTAPTVEKKAEPAPAVVKTETVVAPESAPVIVEDISQVSDSDNIEETARQLAQLLAGIKPKTTTTAQPADAEAIAEQVRVAVANETMPFKQSLFELNELLEELSMATKSGVTTIQVKVNDKAAVKVEGLVHERFEDILSHVAVRDHVMLVGPAGSGKTTVCENVAQALQLDFYCKSVCSQTSKSELLGYMDANGNFVSTEFRVAYEKGGVFVLDEIDAGNPNVIAVLNSALANNYCAFADGMIRKHEDFVLIACANTFGTGATRQYVGRSQLDDATLDRFSVIEFGYDEKLEMSLAPDKKFCQFVQAVRKEFVNERIVISPRASIQGGKLLAAGKSPAYAMQTRVIKGMNPILTERVKKVYTRFY from the coding sequence ATGAAAACCGCTTACATCATTAACGCTCGTCAGTTTAACACAGTAGCAGAATACGCAAAGGCAGTAGGTTTACATGAGTTCGAAGGGCAGTGGATGGATTTAGCCAAGTTCCTAGAAGTTCCTATTGATGCTAAAGGCGGACGTCGTTCTATCTCGAATGCTTACAAAGCACTGAACGACGGAATAACGAACGAAGAAGCTCCAGCAAAGAAATCAGTAGCCTCTAAGGTTACAGTTAAATCGACAAACGTACAGGTTCCAGTCGTACCGTCTGAGCCAGCAGCTGAAACAATAGTAGCCGAAACAGCAGAAGCAGACGTACAGCCTGAGCCAGCAGTTGCAGAAGTTAAGCCAACGAAAGCACCGCGCCGTATGGATTTTACGAGCGAGGAAGAATTTGACGCTGCCATGACTAAGTGGGTTATCGCAAACCCTCGTCCAGCGAAAGCAGAAAACACAACTGCGCCAACGGTTGAAAAGAAAGCTGAACCAGCGCCAGCAGTAGTAAAGACTGAAACAGTAGTAGCCCCTGAATCTGCGCCGGTAATTGTTGAGGACATTTCACAGGTTTCTGATTCAGACAACATAGAAGAAACCGCGCGTCAACTTGCCCAGCTGCTTGCCGGTATAAAGCCAAAGACGACAACAACAGCTCAGCCAGCAGACGCCGAAGCGATAGCCGAACAAGTCCGGGTAGCGGTAGCAAACGAGACAATGCCGTTTAAGCAAAGCCTTTTCGAGCTTAACGAGCTACTGGAAGAACTATCTATGGCGACGAAATCAGGCGTTACTACGATACAGGTAAAAGTAAATGATAAAGCCGCCGTAAAAGTTGAGGGTCTGGTGCATGAGCGTTTCGAAGATATTTTGAGCCACGTTGCCGTACGGGATCACGTTATGCTAGTAGGCCCAGCAGGTTCGGGCAAAACAACCGTCTGCGAAAACGTTGCCCAAGCGTTACAGCTAGATTTCTACTGCAAATCGGTTTGCTCGCAAACGTCGAAGTCTGAACTACTCGGCTACATGGACGCGAACGGTAACTTTGTCAGTACTGAGTTCCGGGTAGCGTACGAAAAGGGCGGGGTTTTTGTTCTTGACGAAATAGACGCCGGTAATCCTAACGTTATCGCAGTCCTCAACAGCGCACTAGCCAATAATTACTGCGCCTTTGCTGACGGCATGATCCGCAAGCACGAAGATTTTGTTCTGATTGCCTGCGCTAATACGTTCGGGACCGGCGCAACCCGCCAGTACGTAGGACGTAGCCAGCTGGACGACGCAACCCTCGACCGCTTTTCTGTTATTGAGTTCGGTTATGATGAGAAACTGGAAATGTCGCTTGCCCCAGACAAAAAGTTCTGCCAGTTCGTCCAAGCCGTTCGGAAAGAGTTTGTAAACGAACGCATTGTTATTAGCCCCCGCGCATCCATTCAAGGCGGTAAGTTGCTGGCCGCTGGCAAATCCCCAGCATACGCGATGCAAACGCGGGTAATCAAAGGAATGAACCCGATATTAACCGAACGCGTAAAAAAGGTTTATACCCGGTTCTACTAG
- a CDS encoding DUF7192 family protein codes for MATVTSIIRALNKATVDDLGELTLTQLTERSLCVQSLADLALIGDDYTLERFLAIRKEAKLVLPDQLLPSYELAGDFVDVGQFLSGEPECMFSFEGQYEQAQFIDVNIRMGRPCSTPDSRVFHYYKNVLQAIDILEAKGLRCRITASFDGIHKGERRRIVFKTPIKEYHEPINMAVFAGTILNNEFFTRVVCPFINNHYKRFLTSDLYCCDIADLEVLQFENLITFPSLYFNAYSERVNVQFEDYMKVIGLEYLLENK; via the coding sequence ATGGCAACCGTCACCTCAATAATTCGCGCCCTCAACAAAGCAACTGTTGACGATCTTGGCGAACTAACCCTTACTCAACTTACTGAACGTTCGCTCTGCGTTCAATCACTGGCAGACCTCGCTCTAATTGGCGACGACTACACACTGGAACGCTTTCTCGCCATTCGTAAAGAGGCTAAACTAGTACTGCCCGATCAGCTACTGCCCAGCTACGAACTTGCTGGCGACTTTGTAGACGTTGGCCAGTTTCTGAGTGGCGAACCTGAATGCATGTTCAGTTTCGAGGGTCAATACGAACAAGCCCAGTTCATTGATGTAAATATTCGCATGGGCAGACCTTGCAGCACACCAGACAGCCGGGTTTTCCACTACTACAAAAACGTTTTGCAGGCGATTGACATTCTGGAAGCTAAAGGATTACGCTGCCGTATAACTGCTAGTTTCGACGGCATTCACAAGGGTGAAAGACGGCGGATTGTGTTTAAAACCCCAATCAAAGAATACCACGAGCCGATTAATATGGCTGTATTCGCCGGGACAATTCTAAACAATGAATTTTTTACCCGCGTCGTTTGCCCGTTTATCAACAACCACTACAAACGGTTTTTAACATCTGATTTGTACTGTTGTGATATAGCCGATCTGGAGGTTTTGCAATTCGAAAACCTTATTACGTTCCCATCGCTCTATTTCAATGCCTATTCCGAACGGGTGAACGTTCAATTCGAAGATTACATGAAAGTAATAGGCTTGGAATACCTACTTGAAAACAAGTAA
- a CDS encoding PBSX family phage terminase large subunit, whose amino-acid sequence MSRPRKREAPLPPRSDHPERSASGLPKKVKVGKKMYEQVRPNPIIDMSQMRHKLLPVYQKLVKAATDYTINYGGGGSGKSFAQAQYFVRRLLTKKHKLLVIRKFGTSLNDSVIAQFKEVALPFFGLRENVHWKYNGSRKQITFANGSTIIFKGLDDAEKFKSIVGVSLVWIEEATEIEKNEFKIVNDRIRGKKKVQIFLTYNPISERHWLRERFHNPDDPHKGIDDRTTVIFSTYLENPFVGQKYIDEMAYYQDHDPDHYRVYGLGQFGIIRPENPYFTSWKPTKQKGKTKYNPAHPVCVSFDFNIKNSFVVSQHYDGKRIQFLEAKHGEGDLLEMCRYLAIKYGRNHIRFTGDASGNAGSAYTTGNVSAWTLIEQYMAQFGATFCDYEMVPKSNPSTASSRHICNALLVYYMERMTVDLVECGILTDDIERMRATSEGSLDKHDANKNNYGHIGDCFRYALHNFEYDTYLSLGIAKKGIA is encoded by the coding sequence ATGAGCAGACCGCGTAAACGCGAAGCTCCGTTACCTCCCCGAAGTGATCACCCCGAACGGTCGGCCTCTGGTCTGCCCAAGAAAGTAAAAGTAGGCAAAAAGATGTATGAACAGGTTCGCCCGAACCCGATCATAGATATGAGCCAGATGCGGCATAAGCTGCTGCCAGTCTATCAGAAACTAGTAAAGGCTGCTACTGACTACACCATCAATTACGGCGGTGGCGGTTCTGGTAAGTCGTTTGCGCAAGCGCAGTACTTCGTTCGCCGTCTGCTGACCAAGAAGCATAAGCTACTTGTTATACGCAAGTTCGGAACGTCGCTGAATGATTCAGTTATTGCGCAGTTCAAAGAGGTTGCTCTGCCTTTCTTCGGGCTGCGTGAAAATGTCCACTGGAAATACAACGGGAGTCGCAAGCAAATAACCTTTGCCAACGGCTCTACGATCATTTTCAAGGGGCTGGACGATGCCGAGAAGTTTAAGAGTATCGTGGGCGTGTCGCTGGTCTGGATCGAGGAAGCGACCGAGATAGAAAAGAACGAGTTCAAGATTGTCAATGACCGGATAAGGGGTAAGAAGAAAGTACAAATCTTCCTGACGTACAACCCGATCTCGGAACGGCACTGGCTACGCGAACGGTTTCATAACCCCGACGATCCACACAAAGGGATTGACGACCGCACGACGGTTATATTCAGCACGTATCTGGAAAACCCGTTCGTCGGTCAGAAGTACATTGACGAAATGGCGTATTATCAGGATCACGACCCTGATCACTACCGCGTCTATGGACTAGGACAGTTCGGTATCATTCGCCCGGAGAATCCATACTTCACCAGCTGGAAGCCAACCAAGCAGAAAGGCAAAACCAAGTACAACCCTGCGCACCCGGTTTGTGTATCGTTCGACTTCAACATCAAAAACTCGTTCGTTGTCAGTCAGCACTACGACGGCAAGCGTATTCAGTTTCTGGAAGCCAAACACGGCGAGGGTGATCTGCTCGAAATGTGCCGATACCTGGCTATCAAGTACGGGCGTAATCACATTCGGTTTACGGGTGACGCGTCGGGTAACGCAGGCAGTGCCTACACAACGGGTAACGTATCCGCCTGGACGCTGATTGAGCAGTACATGGCTCAGTTCGGTGCAACCTTCTGCGATTACGAAATGGTTCCGAAGTCAAACCCTTCGACGGCTTCATCACGGCACATCTGTAACGCGCTGCTGGTCTACTACATGGAACGGATGACTGTTGATCTTGTGGAGTGCGGTATACTAACCGATGACATTGAACGTATGCGGGCAACGTCCGAGGGTTCGCTGGATAAGCACGATGCAAATAAGAATAACTACGGTCACATTGGCGACTGTTTCCGTTACGCTCTGCATAATTTTGAATATGATACGTACTTATCGCTGGGGATTGCAAAAAAAGGTATAGCTTAG
- a CDS encoding TIR domain-containing protein — protein sequence MNKTKQIEEMFRDVFISHAREDSEIAEQIYDYLESEGYSPWLDKRKLRPGANWDYEIRQALKRSDFVIVLLSSISVSKRGYVQREFKLALEYAETKLEDDYYILPILIDECAVPEGLSKYQWIEINKENFMADVLESLNIQRDRYIKSLPQGSIELNQYTKISIPLNRDIGGKLKYHCEIPQFYPNRFFDSQYVNTVIQHDTLEIINDYRGWIGDIEVDDHLKRFSELDMEINFSIYELSEEMLSIKIIINSFLGGAHPNTQTHNINIAFKPDRKVYLNDVVVYKNLTTFVKSMISRFGDKEQRENLPHYAKYIKNTDFTIDDKNLYLDFTNHSPRVILSLANLDIPLHKIELKVHEDL from the coding sequence GTGAATAAGACTAAACAAATAGAAGAGATGTTTAGAGACGTATTTATAAGCCACGCTAGGGAAGATTCAGAAATTGCAGAACAAATATATGATTACTTGGAATCAGAGGGGTATAGTCCATGGCTTGATAAACGTAAATTAAGACCTGGAGCGAACTGGGATTATGAAATCAGACAAGCATTGAAGAGAAGCGATTTTGTTATAGTGTTGCTGTCTTCTATCTCAGTGAGTAAAAGGGGGTATGTTCAAAGAGAGTTCAAACTAGCTTTGGAGTACGCAGAAACCAAACTAGAGGATGATTATTACATACTACCAATCCTTATAGATGAATGTGCAGTGCCAGAAGGACTGTCTAAGTATCAATGGATAGAAATCAATAAAGAGAATTTCATGGCTGATGTTCTAGAATCTCTTAACATTCAACGTGACAGATACATAAAATCTCTGCCGCAGGGAAGTATAGAATTGAATCAATATACGAAAATATCAATTCCTCTTAACAGAGATATAGGTGGTAAACTGAAATATCATTGTGAAATACCACAGTTTTACCCTAATCGCTTTTTTGACTCACAATACGTTAACACAGTAATACAGCATGATACTTTAGAGATAATAAATGACTACAGGGGTTGGATAGGTGACATTGAAGTTGACGATCATTTAAAAAGGTTTAGCGAACTTGACATGGAAATAAATTTTTCGATTTATGAATTGTCTGAAGAAATGCTAAGTATTAAAATTATTATTAACTCATTTCTCGGAGGAGCGCATCCAAACACTCAGACACACAACATCAACATAGCCTTCAAGCCTGATAGGAAAGTTTACTTAAATGACGTAGTGGTGTATAAAAATTTAACAACGTTTGTTAAGAGTATGATTTCTAGGTTTGGAGACAAGGAGCAAAGGGAAAATTTACCTCATTATGCAAAATATATAAAGAACACAGATTTTACGATTGATGATAAAAATCTGTATTTGGATTTTACTAACCACTCCCCTAGAGTTATTTTGAGTTTAGCTAATTTAGATATTCCACTCCATAAAATAGAACTTAAAGTTCATGAGGACTTATAA